A genome region from Hevea brasiliensis isolate MT/VB/25A 57/8 chromosome 9, ASM3005281v1, whole genome shotgun sequence includes the following:
- the LOC110663941 gene encoding protein FIP2, producing MSAPTAESPSPLDSTLPSNPLPALPAPPQPSTNPRRLPPPCWSHDETVALIDAYCDKWYTLRRGNLKANHWQEVAEAVARRCPAASPPKTAVQCRHKMEKLRKRYRTEIQRARSMPVSRFSSSWVHFKRMDAMEKGPQAKVDYNSESDGDDNEDENEDDDENQGFYMENHRNVSTIMNTRSIHKLYRNGIGGNTGSNVSGSGSGASVAGGFRIRIPTGVSIAQPGPKFYPKVDHKYGLNPNLSSNSSPKPNFGAGSVSASGLGSSKVLRGSDETGKKREREPMEEMVTAIKVLGDGFVKMEQMKMEMAREIETMRMEMEMKRTEMILESQQRIVEAFAKAFSEKKKKPKRIPSPES from the coding sequence ATGTCCGCCCCTACAGCTGAATCTCCGTCCCCCCTAGATTCTACCCTTCCATCCAATCCACTACCAGCGCTCCCTGCGCCACCGCAGCCTTCCACCAATCCACGCCGTCTCCCACCGCCATGTTGGTCCCACGACGAGACGGTCGCCCTGATCGATGCCTACTGCGACAAGTGGTACACGCTCCGTCGTGGTAACCTCAAGGCCAATCACTGGCAAGAAGTCGCTGAAGCCGTTGCTCGCCGATGCCCAGCTGCGTCCCCGCCGAAGACCGCCGTGCAGTGCCGCCATAAGATGGAGAAGCTCCGCAAGCGTTATCGCACCGAGATCCAGAGGGCACGATCCATGCCCGTTTCGAGATTCTCTTCTTCTTGGGTACATTTTAAGCGTATGGATGCCATGGAAAAAGGCCCACAGGCTAAAGTGGATTATAACTCGGAGAGCGATGGGGATGATAATGAGGACGAAAACGAGGATGATGATGAAAATCAAGGTTTCTATATGGAGAATCACAGGAATGTTAGTACTATTATGAATACGAGGAGCATTCATAAGCTGTATCGTAATGGAATTGGAGGAAATACTGGCAGCAATGTGAGTGGGAGCGGTTCTGGCGCTAGTGTTGCTGGTGGTTTTAGAATTAGAATACCCACCGGAGTTAGTATAGCGCAACCAGGACCCAAGTTTTATCCTAAAGTTGATCACAAGTATGGCCTAAACCCTAATTTGAGTTCTAATTCTAGTCCTAAACCTAATTTTGGAGCTGGGTCCGTGTCTGCATCTGGGTTGGGGAGCAGTAAAGTTTTGAGGGGGTCCGATGAAACGGGAAAGAAGAGGGAGAGGGAACCAATGGAGGAGATGGTGACAGCGATCAAGGTGCTTGGAGATGGGTTTGTGAAGATGGAGCAGATGAAAATGGAGATGGCTAGAGAGATCGAGACCATGAGGATGGAAATGGAGATGAAGCGTACTGAGATGATTCTAGAGTCACAGCAGCGGATTGTTGAGGCCTTTGCCAAGGCCTTctcagagaagaagaagaagcccaAGAGAATACCTTCACCGGAGTCTTAG
- the LOC110663943 gene encoding cyclin-U4-1, with protein MAELESPNVMPKLITFLSSLLQRVAESNDLNCQFQPQKYSVFHGLTRPPISIQSYLERIFKYANCSPSCFVVAYVYLDRFAQRQPSLPLNSFNVHRLLITSVMVAAKFMDDKYYNNAYYAKVGGISTIEMNYLEVDFLFGLGFHLNVTPDTFHTFCSYLQREMILQPPSLAESSLKLGRSLKLHLCFNEDETSHQKQQLAA; from the exons ATGGCAGAGCTAGAGAGCCCAAACGTGATGCCAAAGCTCATCACATTTCTCTCTTCTCTGCTTCAAAGGGTAGCTGAATCCAACGATCTCAACTGCCAATTTCAGCCCCAGAAATATTCAGTCTTTCATGGACTCACTAGACCTCCTATTTCGATTCAAAGTTATCTAGAGAGGATCTTCAAGTATGCGAATTGTAGCCCATCTTGCTTCGTCGTTGCATACGTTTATCTCGATAGGTTTGCTCAAAGGCAACCCTCTTTGCCTCTCAATTCTTTCAATGTTCATCGTTTGCTTATAACAAGCGTCATGGTTGCCGCCAAGTTCATGGATGACAA GTATTACAACAATGCTTACTATGCAAAAGTTGGAGGAATCAGCACAATAGAGATGAACTATCTTGAAGTGGATTTTCTATTTGGATTGGGATTCCACCTAAATGTGACCCCTGACACCTTCCACACATTCTGTTCCTACCTCCAAAGGGAGATGATACTTCAACCTCCAAGCTTAGCTGAATCTTCGCTGAAGTTAGGGAGATCTCTAAAGCTCCACTTGTGTTTCAATGAGGATGAGACATCCCATCAAAAGCAGCAACTCGCTGCTTAA